A stretch of DNA from Kiritimatiellia bacterium:
TCTCTGTTTCGAATAGACGTTGCGCCTGTGCCACTCCCTCGGGTTTGCCTCACTTGCGTTTTTCGGGTGGTTGTGGTTTGAGTAGAAAGGTTTGTCGAAGGCGTTGGGGGAATAAGGGTGATCATCCGATCAGTTCGCGAGGTGTCTTTAACAACAATAATGTCGGCAGGCAATTTCTGATCTTTCGTATCCGTTTTATCCAACTGCTCCTTGAGCGCTCTGATCCCGCCATCGATGAAAATCTTCTGCCACAATCCGATATCCTTGACGGAAACATTCAGCTGCCGAGCTGCGGTGTGCAGCGTTGTTTTTCCAGAGAGAATGAGTAGAACCGTCTGTGCGCGATCCAGCGCTCTGGAATCACGTTTTCCAGTCGCTTCGTGCGAACTCCCTGATTGAACGATGCCGTCATATTTCTGGTTGTGTCTGGATGGGATTTCTACATTGAGCTGGCTCATGGTCGATTGCCACGCCAGCTGAGCACTGTGGCACAGTTGTTGATAGCTAATCAATCCATCCCGCCAATCCTGAAGGGGCTGCGGCAATGGGCTGCCATATAATTTATCCTCATCGCCGGCTTCGAGTATCCATGCCGCGATGGAGTTTGAAAACTCCCTGAGTTGAAGTTTCTGGTAGAAACGGTGATTGCCATCGACGATATAGCAGAACTGATCGTCGGCCAATACTAAAACGATGGGTGAATAACGAATATTTCTGATTTCGGCATGAGGATCGGGCAGGTTTGTCGGGCGAATTCGTTCGATTGGGACTAGGGCCAGAAGTTTTTGTAATAGCTTTGTACGAGTTGATCTTGAATCTTCCATCAGACCAGATGGCACCTCTTCGATCATGTTTCAGAGCGACACTAAGGGTATTTTACCATCATTGGACACTCTCGTGTTTACACGGCTTGAGTTCGATCGGAATAAGTCGTGTTTAAGACAAATTGGTCCACATATCTCATCTTCCTAACAGTAAGCTCGAATACTACTCATCTGATTTTTCCCAATGCGAGCGGCGGCCTTCGTAGTCGAGGAAGCCGTAGCCTTCATAGTGTTCGGGTTCCCAGTCGTCCGCCTCCAGGCCGTATGCGGGTCCCTCCAAATCCTCGTCCGGATCCTTCATCATGTCCACCAACTGCTCGTCTTCATCCTTGTCCCATTCGTCCTTCTCTTCATCTTCGTCCATGACCGCCTCCCGTCATTTCTGTTTCGAAGAATGTTGACCACTCCTGACCGGCAAGCGGCAGCGCCGGTTAATCAGTGATACGGACACAGCTTCCACGCCGGGTCCAGGCGCCGGCCGCACTCCGGGCACCGCCGATCCAGCTCGCGGCCGCAGTACGGGCAGCGCCGGAACTCGGGGCTCCGCGCCGCTTCGCCGCAGCGCGGACATTCGCCCGCCGCCGGTTGTTCCGTGCTGGCGTCCGGGCCGAACGACGACGGATCGTTTGCCGGCATGGGCTCTTTGGGTTCCGCCCAGAGCCTCGGCGTCGGGTGCCGGCCGGTTACAGTCGGCGCCTCTTCCGGCTGGAGCTCGTAGGTGACCCACACGTTGGAGCTCGGGACGTTGCCCCGGACGCTCAGGACGCGGACGCCGCCGAGCTGCTGGAGGCGCCGGCCGATCATGACCTGGTTGACGTTGGGCATGTTGTTCACGAGCTGCAGGGACGCGTGCACATCCCCGGCCCGGACGGTCAGCTCGCGACGCCCCGCCCCCCGGGCCTGCCGGAAGAGCCCGTCGAGGTATTCGCGGATCCCGTCGGCGGTGCTCGACGAACGGACTTCCCGCACCGGTTGAAGGGAGCGCGGGG
This window harbors:
- a CDS encoding zinc ribbon domain-containing protein, translated to MSDADDRDDELKESQENTLEISSSGDEQAWGVETGGRPSRPPHQRLRGVYAPLAEHPGRWLTKADGDSVCGRDTAGLFRKTNRPNQDRLAIMFAAAGLRLEFERQAPGEYVRLRVLPSSAAPSPAAAGTPPRSLQPVREVRSSSTADGIREYLDGLFRQARGAGRRELTVRAGDVHASLQLVNNMPNVNQVMIGRRLQQLGGVRVLSVRGNVPSSNVWVTYELQPEEAPTVTGRHPTPRLWAEPKEPMPANDPSSFGPDASTEQPAAGECPRCGEAARSPEFRRCPYCGRELDRRCPECGRRLDPAWKLCPYH